A single Paenibacillus kribbensis DNA region contains:
- a CDS encoding TIR domain-containing protein: MKIEELAAKYAYSILGYDLVYFSEVAFPVWRVNLSLLMLQEVPLNVVDEFILKLVEIKIDRIEAISNILGIDDAIISDATANLMRSDNLRFENSTKTFMLTDKGKETLENIKILVPEERYFSFYIDAITGIYSPVEGYNFNTPQSIKQQAIHSIHPSKNVPRPVEESISFSKLESLLRDMQRKGQGAVPKGDILEINSIEKVFMMYKKLRVLVFYDFQTKKYQYMVFDRDHRASEFDGVLLTADIEEQLGVLPVEKIELRQNKILSQELTTVLFNEASVNSEELVKIEKKLLQLTQDKSNIKYFKTDEVEILKSDIEGLKKTTRLLRRFEFRMIMEKSLEESRKWVIILVPFLLSDTFDDDLLARIDKTLQQSTKVYLIYGTNTETKNSWRLKEEKNILNKLRAIKEKKHGKYLKIKQIVDTEEKVLISDTNFMTIGNYSWLEMNGNSGTGLRLEKNIYTENRQQILQTIEEIEGIADLTKGDIKLNNDRQVNGEIAQAKVFFSYSHKDEGMRDELEKHLIMLKRKKIISTWHDRKIDAGGVLDKEIDENLKHADIILLLVSVDFLASNYCYEIEMEEALRKHSNEEAVVIPIILRSCDWQSAPFSGLLALPLDGKHVSSWEDKDDAFLNIAKSIENVAIKINKKKSRNSF; the protein is encoded by the coding sequence GTGAAAATAGAAGAATTAGCTGCAAAGTATGCATATAGTATTCTTGGTTACGATTTAGTCTATTTCTCTGAAGTGGCTTTTCCAGTTTGGAGAGTCAATCTTTCATTATTGATGCTTCAGGAAGTTCCATTAAATGTTGTGGATGAATTTATTCTGAAGTTAGTAGAGATAAAAATTGATAGAATAGAAGCTATTTCAAATATACTTGGTATTGACGATGCGATCATCAGCGATGCTACTGCCAATCTTATGAGAAGTGATAATTTAAGGTTTGAAAACAGTACGAAGACTTTTATGCTTACCGATAAAGGGAAAGAAACCTTGGAAAACATTAAAATACTAGTGCCAGAGGAGAGATATTTTTCATTTTATATTGATGCAATTACAGGAATTTATAGTCCAGTTGAAGGTTACAATTTCAATACTCCACAATCTATCAAGCAACAAGCAATTCACTCTATTCACCCGAGTAAAAATGTACCGAGACCAGTAGAAGAAAGTATATCTTTTAGTAAGCTTGAGAGTTTACTTAGAGATATGCAACGTAAGGGTCAAGGTGCTGTTCCTAAAGGAGATATTTTAGAAATAAATAGCATTGAGAAAGTTTTCATGATGTACAAAAAACTTAGGGTATTAGTGTTCTATGACTTTCAAACAAAAAAATATCAATATATGGTTTTCGACCGTGATCATCGCGCAAGTGAATTTGATGGAGTATTACTTACAGCAGATATAGAGGAGCAGTTAGGGGTTTTACCAGTTGAGAAAATTGAACTAAGACAAAATAAAATTTTGTCTCAAGAGTTAACGACTGTACTCTTTAATGAGGCTTCGGTCAATTCAGAGGAGCTTGTTAAGATTGAGAAAAAATTACTGCAGTTAACCCAAGATAAATCAAATATAAAATATTTTAAAACTGATGAAGTCGAAATTCTAAAGAGTGATATTGAAGGGTTGAAAAAAACAACTAGATTACTTAGGAGATTTGAGTTTCGAATGATAATGGAGAAAAGCCTTGAAGAGAGCAGAAAGTGGGTAATAATCTTAGTACCATTTTTATTATCAGATACATTCGATGACGATTTACTAGCTAGGATTGATAAGACACTGCAGCAGAGCACTAAGGTATATTTAATATATGGTACTAATACTGAAACTAAAAACTCCTGGAGGCTAAAAGAAGAAAAGAATATATTAAACAAACTAAGAGCCATCAAAGAAAAAAAACATGGGAAATATTTAAAAATAAAGCAGATCGTTGATACTGAAGAAAAGGTTCTGATAAGTGATACTAATTTTATGACTATAGGTAATTACAGTTGGTTGGAAATGAACGGAAATTCAGGTACGGGTCTAAGGCTTGAAAAGAACATTTATACTGAGAATAGACAACAAATATTACAAACAATAGAAGAGATTGAGGGAATTGCGGATCTCACTAAAGGAGATATAAAGTTGAATAATGACAGGCAAGTAAATGGGGAAATAGCTCAAGCTAAAGTTTTTTTCTCGTATTCCCATAAAGATGAGGGTATGAGGGATGAGCTTGAGAAACATTTAATTATGTTAAAAAGAAAGAAGATAATTTCAACTTGGCATGACCGTAAGATTGATGCAGGTGGAGTATTAGATAAAGAAATTGATGAAAATTTAAAGCATGCTGACATAATCCTTTTGTTAGTAAGCGTGGATTTCCTTGCATCTAACTACTGCTATGAGATAGAAATGGAAGAAGCTTTGAGAAAGCATTCTAATGAAGAAGCAGTAGTTATTCCGATAATATTAAGATCTTGCGATTGGCAGTCGGCCCCCTTCTCTGGATTACTAGCTTTACCATTAGACGGGAAGCATGTTTCATCTTGGGAAGACAAAGATGATGCTTTTTTGAATATTGCTAAAAGTATTGAAAACGTGGCAATAAAAATAAATAAGAAAAAATCTAGAAATTCTTTTTAG
- a CDS encoding pentapeptide repeat-containing protein, whose protein sequence is MNREEILQHFANEVYEPLKHQMLFTLEASFQNRKHALAKTFRNSLEQLLGKVKQMQREGTKQALGYISYSMLRTELANGRATYLVEAMDKTWFMDRHPCRDTYDAEWAFCYLDEWKTELSKQAKKYGGRIGLDDIERMKLHAAMHIHQYIIALARFSITEAWLDEIQLEDVFELRVGEYLDRSEVVYKRDVCVKDSTVMKEWLEEKKPYDYIHEVFRGIDGSQGDYEGIRLQYADLSESSFNNSVFTEGNLIGSCWNKACLQEADFSGCLIQEARFEQANLRGASFRDVIAVPGIYQSERWERPGFQPVSFAGADLTGAQFQGAYLKDADFTGAILRGADFMGAAFEGACFKGAVLDGSRFSLGMHPVVQSLT, encoded by the coding sequence GTGAATCGTGAGGAAATTCTTCAACATTTTGCAAATGAGGTCTACGAACCGTTAAAGCATCAAATGTTATTTACGTTGGAAGCCTCTTTTCAAAATCGTAAGCATGCTTTGGCGAAGACATTTCGTAATTCACTGGAGCAACTACTCGGGAAAGTCAAGCAGATGCAGCGAGAAGGTACCAAGCAGGCGTTGGGATATATATCTTACTCCATGCTTCGTACCGAATTAGCAAACGGAAGGGCGACCTATTTGGTGGAGGCCATGGACAAGACGTGGTTTATGGATCGCCATCCTTGCCGGGATACCTATGATGCAGAATGGGCCTTTTGCTATTTGGACGAGTGGAAGACTGAATTAAGTAAGCAAGCTAAGAAATATGGTGGAAGAATCGGATTAGATGATATAGAAAGGATGAAATTACACGCAGCAATGCATATTCATCAATATATCATTGCTTTGGCGCGTTTTAGTATCACAGAGGCATGGTTGGATGAAATACAGTTGGAAGATGTGTTCGAACTGAGAGTCGGAGAGTATTTAGATCGAAGCGAAGTCGTTTATAAACGAGATGTGTGTGTCAAAGATTCGACGGTGATGAAAGAGTGGCTTGAGGAAAAGAAGCCATATGACTACATACATGAAGTTTTTCGGGGAATTGACGGATCTCAAGGAGATTATGAAGGAATACGTCTGCAATATGCCGATTTGAGTGAAAGTTCTTTCAACAATAGTGTTTTTACAGAAGGGAATTTGATTGGTTCTTGTTGGAATAAAGCCTGTTTACAAGAAGCGGATTTTAGTGGTTGTTTGATTCAGGAAGCCCGTTTTGAACAAGCCAACTTAAGAGGGGCATCTTTCCGGGATGTAATAGCTGTACCTGGAATTTACCAGTCTGAACGATGGGAAAGACCCGGTTTTCAACCCGTAAGTTTTGCAGGAGCGGATCTTACAGGAGCCCAATTTCAGGGAGCTTACTTGAAGGATGCAGATTTCACCGGGGCCATATTGCGGGGGGCTGACTTTATGGGGGCAGCGTTTGAGGGAGCCTGCTTCAAAGGTGCGGTGCTGGATGGAAGCCGGTTTAGTTTAGGCATGCATCCAGTCGTACAGAGTCTAACTTAA
- a CDS encoding phage baseplate assembly protein V, giving the protein MTLTHITYDRLQITPFEVVSIQELHMTKRLNEHTRLSFTAILPEELQDSYVQLIEADSPVCVSQLDEAGTPTPLFNGTVLHMEVKVVRDVYYLEVEAISHTYKLDIRKKNRSFQDKNMKVEELLRAVGADYPGFDIIDSATGGATLGRIAVQYRETDWEFLKRIASRYHTSLTPASVFDVPKCYFGVEETQSGLDLTNYHYTVSKRVGDYRYFNGNDTAHVNEHDFIDYRVEAEQVLELGSTVTFKGKNLYVYKVDTHMQKGMMQHVYTLTSHKGLRHQEVFNEQLIGLSLPGKVIQVERDRIKLHLHIDAAQDPTKAHWFTYVSPYTAEGHSGWYVMPELGDTVLLYFPVHREEEGMASTSLREKNRSAGQHALAHPDIKLFRTLHGKEIKLTPDEIVITSKEGTMYIQLNEKNGIHIVSDKQIQFSAGGNISLHSGSKVKITAGDEIQMTSKGSTVSLGGITNVLGSEVKTN; this is encoded by the coding sequence ATGACATTAACCCATATTACATATGATCGGCTGCAAATTACACCATTTGAAGTGGTTAGCATTCAGGAACTGCATATGACCAAGCGACTGAATGAGCACACCCGGCTCTCTTTTACCGCTATTTTGCCTGAAGAACTACAGGACAGTTATGTCCAGTTGATCGAAGCCGATTCACCGGTTTGTGTATCACAACTAGATGAGGCAGGCACTCCAACACCGCTATTTAACGGAACGGTGCTCCATATGGAAGTCAAAGTGGTCAGAGATGTGTATTACCTGGAGGTCGAGGCAATATCACACACGTATAAACTGGATATTCGTAAAAAGAACAGGTCCTTTCAAGATAAAAATATGAAGGTTGAGGAATTGCTGCGAGCTGTAGGTGCAGATTATCCCGGTTTTGATATCATTGATTCGGCTACAGGGGGAGCGACTTTAGGCCGTATAGCAGTCCAATATCGTGAAACCGATTGGGAGTTCCTCAAGCGGATCGCTTCGCGTTACCATACTTCACTCACGCCTGCGTCGGTATTTGATGTGCCGAAGTGCTATTTTGGAGTCGAGGAAACCCAGTCTGGACTGGACTTAACCAATTATCATTATACCGTCAGCAAGCGAGTTGGAGATTATCGTTATTTTAACGGCAATGATACAGCACATGTAAACGAGCATGATTTTATTGATTACCGGGTTGAGGCGGAGCAGGTATTGGAGCTCGGCAGCACCGTTACCTTTAAGGGTAAAAATCTGTATGTGTACAAGGTAGACACTCATATGCAAAAAGGAATGATGCAGCACGTGTATACCCTGACTTCCCACAAGGGATTGAGACACCAAGAGGTGTTTAACGAGCAGCTTATCGGTCTGTCTTTACCTGGTAAAGTCATTCAGGTAGAGCGAGATCGTATCAAACTACATTTACATATCGATGCTGCGCAGGACCCTACAAAGGCCCACTGGTTTACCTATGTTTCTCCTTATACTGCAGAAGGACATAGCGGATGGTACGTAATGCCTGAGCTCGGGGATACCGTTCTGCTCTATTTCCCTGTCCATCGAGAAGAAGAGGGCATGGCAAGTACATCTTTGCGCGAAAAGAATCGGAGTGCGGGGCAACACGCTCTTGCACATCCTGACATCAAATTGTTTCGTACCCTGCACGGCAAGGAAATCAAATTAACCCCTGATGAAATTGTCATCACCAGTAAAGAGGGGACGATGTATATCCAGTTAAATGAGAAAAATGGAATTCACATTGTAAGCGATAAACAGATTCAATTTTCAGCAGGAGGGAATATCTCCCTTCATTCCGGCAGTAAAGTGAAAATCACGGCCGGGGATGAAATTCAAATGACGAGCAAAGGCAGTACCGTATCGTTGGGTGGAATAACCAATGTTTTGGGTAGCGAAGTGAAAACAAACTAA
- a CDS encoding DUF4280 domain-containing protein codes for MAKKSHSEEETIQAGRGSKQGYVVAGAILSCSFGTQPTRLKRPFSHGVYVKEKAQMNVGDYLPGTNISNFGRCSCPANPAVKSSDMVDIYGVKKANCVPVITGPWIGGKSDVLVEGEPALLDQCSNACLYGGMIRITDDGQTLE; via the coding sequence ATGGCAAAAAAATCTCATTCGGAAGAGGAAACTATTCAGGCTGGACGGGGAAGCAAGCAGGGCTACGTAGTTGCCGGGGCCATCTTGAGCTGCAGCTTTGGTACGCAGCCGACACGGCTCAAACGACCGTTCAGTCACGGCGTATATGTGAAGGAGAAAGCCCAAATGAATGTTGGAGATTACTTGCCCGGCACCAATATCAGCAATTTTGGCCGTTGCTCCTGCCCAGCCAATCCAGCGGTCAAAAGCAGTGACATGGTCGATATTTATGGGGTCAAAAAAGCGAACTGTGTTCCGGTGATCACCGGACCCTGGATCGGGGGCAAAAGCGATGTGCTTGTGGAAGGAGAACCGGCCTTGCTGGACCAGTGCTCGAATGCGTGCCTATACGGGGGAATGATTCGGATTACAGACGATGGCCAGACGCTGGAGTAG
- a CDS encoding phage baseplate assembly protein V, translating to MNHTQTMLTYTELECIGPYPLQTIHELRIERKLNDHARLKISGWIDEEQRDHYIEQDQDNELVIIRTKTDNGQPERILFHGLLVRAETRMVRGIYYVELEAVSHTIQLDITPVTRSYQHSLMPYEKLIKQIIQKYSQADVIDNATNGATLHAFTLQYQETDWAFLKRIASRFGAVLIPEISLNGPKFWLGMPEGQYVEMKHPVYRTRRSFDLNSKTEFSYLLQSETLARPGDLTDWNGEQWMVAEVTSELQKGVLLHEYELIHEQGIHQTEILCSNLTGASLEGHVLEVQSGRIRVHLTVDEKQDRETACWFPYASSYTAEGNSGWYVMPERGDRVSVRFPTEQEADGYAASSIRQGRNSPKLADPATKYWGTPHDKDIKLSASELKMTAKSEQVYIQLNASGVQVVSEHELSLSAGNTLSLHADGELNIQAAEAIYFKAGSSSLVLDGETDIRSAKVQLEGTVKKPVFVAELAPVWEPPLMSVKAYAEAQAAKSAANSSTGGNSNSSVTSKDGGAVKSAVNTPNSPKASLLDGVLGLAQKVCDVAGSIPVLGAIPKAASQKIASIRSEVASSGPSSIVKYAAAGLSMIASVPSHGWGVVLGKTANVAAQTLHAHAEEQKAREQHAMMDFLGKVWTSARGYGGVQSISDFINYVKGVNQASVQAYSDIPSDIRERWYQRNVDQQFEDALDAYYNDQAPFSDIVALMEHQRQTGNHFRYSDRALMSPNYRDDMKGYTTEQKKYLIDFLNSIDEYRKEYGHYPYRESPFMKDLDETERIVFNEIKNSSHEYLEATWERIRNFPNLDIRQMVADNFKGKQDVADKIVKVITQPEAVYEKVKNSSKQENAHLLVEAAFAFVVGRKGKKGKEGKKHSKDDGASSGGSHKKDDHLSEGPESIPPEKLLGIEHANILNPRDSLNQKIPVRGGISGKTESRHLTKHERNLANQILDDISAQARGDKSAKARLEALNDHVLDNRRNGQNFAGWNSVYIRDEHGNNGVMRIIYKQTPKGIEWHVVQWH from the coding sequence TTGAATCATACACAAACAATGTTAACGTATACGGAGTTGGAATGTATAGGTCCATATCCTCTTCAGACGATCCATGAACTGCGTATTGAACGGAAACTGAACGATCATGCCCGGTTAAAGATCAGTGGATGGATAGATGAAGAGCAGAGAGATCATTACATAGAACAGGATCAGGATAACGAGCTTGTCATCATCCGAACCAAAACAGACAATGGCCAACCTGAACGGATTTTGTTCCATGGTTTATTGGTTCGTGCAGAAACACGAATGGTGCGTGGTATCTATTATGTGGAGCTTGAAGCGGTATCTCATACGATTCAGTTAGATATTACACCTGTGACCCGTTCTTATCAGCATTCCTTAATGCCCTATGAAAAGTTGATCAAGCAAATCATTCAGAAGTACAGTCAGGCCGATGTTATCGATAACGCAACAAACGGTGCTACCTTGCATGCATTTACTTTACAGTATCAGGAGACGGATTGGGCTTTTCTCAAACGGATCGCTTCCCGATTTGGAGCTGTGCTGATTCCGGAAATTTCATTAAACGGACCCAAGTTCTGGTTGGGTATGCCAGAGGGGCAGTACGTTGAGATGAAGCATCCGGTTTACCGTACCCGGCGCAGTTTTGATCTCAACAGCAAAACGGAATTCAGCTACTTGCTGCAGAGTGAAACGCTTGCCCGGCCCGGGGATCTGACGGATTGGAATGGCGAACAATGGATGGTAGCGGAAGTCACTTCTGAATTGCAAAAAGGAGTGCTGCTACACGAGTATGAACTGATTCACGAACAGGGAATTCATCAAACAGAGATTTTGTGCTCGAACCTCACCGGAGCCTCACTGGAAGGGCATGTATTAGAGGTCCAGTCAGGCCGAATACGTGTTCATCTTACAGTGGATGAAAAGCAGGATCGGGAAACGGCATGTTGGTTTCCATATGCCAGCAGTTATACAGCCGAAGGGAATAGCGGTTGGTACGTCATGCCGGAACGAGGAGATAGGGTATCCGTCCGGTTCCCTACAGAGCAGGAGGCGGATGGATATGCGGCAAGCTCCATACGACAAGGGAGAAACTCGCCAAAGCTCGCTGACCCAGCCACCAAGTATTGGGGGACACCTCATGACAAGGACATCAAGCTAAGTGCCAGTGAGTTGAAGATGACGGCCAAGTCGGAGCAGGTTTACATTCAATTGAATGCATCGGGTGTTCAGGTCGTCAGTGAGCATGAATTGTCATTGTCGGCGGGCAATACACTTTCATTGCATGCAGATGGGGAACTGAATATTCAAGCTGCCGAGGCCATCTATTTCAAAGCGGGCAGTAGCAGCTTGGTGTTGGACGGTGAAACGGATATCCGGTCCGCTAAAGTCCAACTGGAGGGTACGGTTAAAAAACCGGTTTTTGTAGCTGAACTGGCACCAGTCTGGGAGCCGCCATTAATGTCTGTAAAAGCCTATGCGGAGGCGCAGGCGGCGAAAAGTGCAGCAAATAGCAGTACAGGAGGAAACTCCAATTCAAGCGTTACATCGAAAGATGGGGGAGCCGTTAAGTCAGCCGTAAACACTCCGAATTCACCGAAGGCTAGTCTACTCGATGGCGTATTAGGATTAGCCCAGAAAGTATGTGATGTGGCTGGGTCTATTCCTGTCTTGGGAGCCATTCCAAAAGCAGCAAGTCAAAAAATAGCTTCGATTCGTTCCGAGGTCGCTTCCTCCGGACCGTCATCCATAGTTAAATATGCGGCAGCCGGTTTGTCCATGATTGCTAGTGTACCTTCCCATGGTTGGGGAGTGGTGTTGGGGAAGACTGCCAACGTTGCTGCCCAAACCTTACATGCGCATGCGGAGGAACAGAAGGCGCGTGAACAACATGCGATGATGGATTTCTTGGGCAAGGTGTGGACGAGTGCCAGAGGATATGGAGGAGTACAATCCATATCGGATTTCATCAACTATGTAAAAGGAGTCAATCAGGCTTCCGTCCAAGCCTATAGTGATATTCCTTCTGATATACGGGAACGCTGGTATCAAAGAAATGTGGATCAACAGTTTGAGGATGCGCTGGATGCTTATTATAATGATCAGGCCCCCTTCTCAGATATAGTCGCATTAATGGAACATCAGCGGCAGACAGGCAATCATTTTCGATATAGCGACAGAGCTTTGATGAGTCCCAACTATCGGGATGATATGAAAGGGTATACGACGGAACAGAAGAAATATCTAATTGATTTTCTGAATTCGATTGACGAATATAGAAAAGAGTATGGGCACTATCCGTATAGGGAAAGTCCTTTTATGAAAGACCTGGATGAGACTGAGCGGATTGTGTTCAATGAAATCAAAAACTCCTCTCATGAATATCTAGAGGCAACATGGGAGCGAATACGTAACTTTCCTAATCTAGATATTCGTCAAATGGTAGCCGATAACTTTAAAGGAAAACAAGACGTAGCAGATAAAATTGTTAAAGTCATAACGCAACCAGAGGCTGTTTATGAAAAAGTAAAAAATAGCTCCAAACAAGAAAATGCCCATCTGTTAGTAGAAGCAGCATTTGCGTTTGTAGTTGGAAGGAAAGGAAAGAAAGGAAAGGAAGGAAAGAAACATTCCAAAGATGACGGTGCTTCATCAGGAGGATCGCATAAGAAGGATGATCATCTCTCTGAGGGGCCAGAATCTATACCACCTGAGAAATTATTAGGAATTGAACATGCAAATATACTAAATCCAAGAGATTCTTTAAATCAAAAAATTCCAGTAAGAGGCGGTATATCAGGAAAAACAGAAAGTCGTCATTTAACTAAACATGAGAGAAATTTAGCTAATCAAATTCTTGATGATATTTCAGCGCAAGCTCGGGGTGACAAAAGCGCTAAAGCGCGTTTAGAGGCATTAAACGATCATGTTCTTGATAATAGGCGTAATGGGCAGAATTTCGCAGGGTGGAATTCTGTATATATACGAGATGAACATGGAAACAATGGTGTAATGCGAATTATTTATAAGCAAACTCCTAAAGGGATTGAGTGGCATGTAGTACAATGGCACTAG
- a CDS encoding beta-glucoside-specific PTS transporter subunit IIABC: protein MDYKQTAAEVLKHVGGKENISHLEHCSTRLRFSLIDNSKADVKRLESIPGVIAVKMTGQCQVVIGNEVVEVYDAVNQLLGGAPNPNSESAAAASEAKPKEKKKLGSVILDFIVGVFQPLIPAIAGAGMLKSLLLLLGLMNVLNPDGHTYKILFQIGDAALYFLPLLVAVTTANKLKVSTLVALAAVGALLLPNMAAMLGEGVQFFGFQVKNIAYAYQVFPAILTVLLYAQMEKWFTRISPKVIRIFFVPMMSLLITVPVSLLILGPLGYTLGEGFSSIILTLFDKVGWIAVALLAAVLPLMVSIGMHKALIPYALTAMGSTGKELLYLPASLAHNIAESGACFAVAVRTKDKALRATAISAGISALFGITEPALYGVTLQNKKVLGSVIVGSLVGGAFIGIVGLQAYVLVGPGIASLSMFISEDLPRNIINAIIALIISFAVAFVSAFILGKDNKAKEEEQQLAIQLTTVKEFKSPVVGEMVPLSEVKDEVFSTKAMGEGIAVIPAKGELYAPVDGKIEVVYSRNHAIAMSTANGIELLFHVGIDTVQLRGKYFEPQVKPGDEVKAGDLLLKFDLERIIEEGFDPVTIAIVTNKGKYAVEVADLKQVNRQDTLMVVTALEN, encoded by the coding sequence ATGGATTACAAACAGACCGCCGCGGAGGTTCTGAAGCATGTAGGCGGCAAGGAAAACATCTCCCATTTAGAACATTGCTCGACAAGATTACGCTTTTCCTTGATCGACAATAGTAAAGCCGATGTCAAGCGGCTCGAAAGCATTCCCGGCGTCATCGCTGTAAAAATGACTGGTCAGTGCCAGGTCGTCATCGGGAATGAAGTCGTTGAAGTTTATGATGCGGTCAATCAGTTGTTGGGGGGGGCGCCGAACCCGAACTCGGAATCCGCTGCTGCGGCATCCGAGGCTAAACCGAAAGAGAAGAAAAAACTCGGCAGCGTTATTTTGGATTTTATCGTGGGTGTGTTTCAGCCGCTGATTCCGGCGATTGCCGGCGCGGGGATGTTAAAGTCGCTGCTGCTGCTGCTTGGTTTAATGAATGTTCTGAATCCGGACGGCCACACTTATAAAATCTTGTTTCAAATTGGAGACGCCGCTCTTTACTTTCTTCCATTATTGGTGGCTGTTACCACCGCCAACAAACTGAAAGTCAGTACATTGGTTGCTCTGGCTGCCGTCGGCGCTTTGCTTCTACCGAACATGGCGGCTATGCTTGGAGAAGGCGTTCAGTTCTTCGGTTTTCAGGTTAAAAATATCGCCTATGCCTACCAGGTCTTCCCGGCGATTCTGACCGTGTTGCTCTACGCTCAAATGGAGAAATGGTTTACGCGAATATCGCCGAAGGTGATCCGGATCTTTTTTGTCCCGATGATGTCGCTGCTCATTACCGTTCCGGTTTCATTATTAATTTTGGGTCCCCTCGGTTATACGCTCGGCGAAGGTTTCTCATCCATCATCTTAACCTTGTTCGATAAAGTGGGCTGGATTGCCGTAGCGTTATTGGCCGCCGTATTGCCGCTGATGGTATCCATCGGCATGCACAAAGCGCTCATTCCTTACGCTCTCACCGCGATGGGAAGCACCGGCAAGGAATTGCTTTATTTACCTGCTTCGCTTGCCCACAATATCGCCGAAAGCGGCGCTTGCTTCGCCGTTGCGGTACGGACCAAAGACAAAGCGCTAAGAGCCACGGCGATTTCCGCCGGGATATCCGCCTTATTCGGCATTACGGAACCGGCCTTGTATGGGGTCACGCTGCAAAATAAAAAAGTGCTCGGCAGCGTCATTGTCGGCTCTCTTGTCGGGGGGGCGTTCATCGGTATCGTCGGCTTGCAGGCTTATGTGCTCGTCGGACCTGGGATAGCCAGTTTATCCATGTTTATCTCGGAAGATTTGCCGAGAAATATCATCAATGCCATCATCGCGCTCATCATTTCTTTTGCGGTTGCCTTTGTTTCGGCCTTTATCCTTGGCAAAGACAACAAAGCCAAAGAGGAAGAGCAGCAATTGGCTATCCAGCTTACCACGGTGAAAGAGTTCAAAAGTCCGGTAGTCGGAGAAATGGTTCCTTTGTCCGAAGTGAAGGATGAGGTTTTTTCCACCAAAGCGATGGGCGAGGGAATTGCGGTCATTCCCGCCAAAGGCGAATTATACGCGCCCGTGGATGGTAAAATTGAAGTGGTATACAGCAGAAACCATGCGATTGCCATGAGTACGGCGAACGGCATCGAGTTGTTGTTCCATGTAGGGATCGATACCGTCCAGTTGCGGGGCAAATATTTTGAACCCCAGGTGAAGCCCGGAGATGAAGTGAAAGCCGGTGATTTATTGCTGAAGTTCGATCTTGAAAGAATTATTGAAGAAGGCTTCGATCCGGTAACCATCGCCATCGTGACCAATAAGGGCAAATACGCGGTCGAGGTTGCGGATTTAAAACAGGTGAATCGCCAGGATACTTTGATGGTTGTAACCGCCTTAGAAAACTAA